Proteins from a genomic interval of Gemmatimonas sp.:
- a CDS encoding rhodanese-like domain-containing protein yields the protein MLRSARRSVLLLAASLVASACRQTPATRPSPANARAADAAPMLVSTAWVAEHAADRDLVVLHVGTKAQYDSGHVAGSRHVSLEDIALPQVQGGLSLQMAGTEQLTAWAVRNGIGDRTRVVVVPHDFNLQSATRVFFTLSYLGAGDRTSLMDGGYQAWKGEQRAVSTAAPSTVAPVTFTPRVRPELIAVVGQVESATQDRSRFLVDARLTRFYNGDGGGYPRPGHIPTAVNIPISSVSVNGFLRPRAELEALFAAQQVDRSKPVITYCHIGQQATLLWFVATLLQRDARMYDGSFQEWSGSTRPIVAPGGKE from the coding sequence ATGCTTCGTTCTGCTCGACGGTCTGTCCTGTTGCTTGCTGCTTCCCTGGTCGCGTCCGCCTGTCGGCAGACACCGGCCACCCGCCCGTCCCCCGCCAACGCCCGAGCGGCCGATGCCGCGCCGATGCTCGTGTCCACGGCGTGGGTGGCCGAGCATGCGGCCGATCGCGACCTCGTCGTGCTGCACGTGGGCACCAAGGCGCAGTACGACAGCGGCCATGTGGCCGGCAGCCGCCATGTGTCGCTCGAAGACATTGCCCTCCCACAGGTGCAAGGCGGGCTCTCGCTGCAGATGGCCGGTACGGAGCAGCTCACGGCGTGGGCGGTGCGCAATGGCATCGGCGACCGGACCCGCGTGGTGGTGGTACCGCATGACTTCAACCTGCAGAGCGCCACCCGCGTGTTCTTCACCCTGTCGTATCTGGGCGCCGGTGATCGCACGTCACTCATGGACGGCGGCTACCAGGCGTGGAAGGGCGAGCAGCGCGCCGTCAGCACCGCCGCGCCGAGTACCGTGGCCCCGGTGACCTTCACCCCGCGCGTGCGCCCCGAACTCATCGCGGTGGTGGGGCAGGTGGAATCGGCCACCCAGGACCGCTCGCGTTTCCTCGTCGACGCGCGGCTCACCCGCTTCTACAACGGTGACGGCGGCGGCTACCCGCGCCCGGGACACATTCCCACGGCCGTGAACATCCCGATCTCCAGCGTCAGCGTGAACGGCTTCCTCCGCCCGCGCGCCGAACTGGAGGCGCTGTTCGCGGCGCAGCAGGTGGATCGCAGCAAGCCGGTCATTACTTACTGCCATATCGGTCAGCAGGCCACGCTGCTCTGGTTCGTGGCTACGCTGCTGCAGCGCGACGCGCGCATGTACGACGGATCGTTCCAGGAGTGGAGTGGCAGCACGCGCCCCATTGTGGCGCCCGGTGGCAAGGAATAG
- a CDS encoding PEP-CTERM sorting domain-containing protein, whose amino-acid sequence MNDVSGWLGAFLNSNPRPDGIVNGLLGPWVGAYSDGPGSGFFWINGSPITDKTNGFNWTPGQPDFRTQDAQGVTYGHGSAPIFSSFGDYGQQCGTTPPPGNFTPPASCIAGPVTAFVWESSVVVPEPSTYALLAPGLFALGVAARRRRNA is encoded by the coding sequence ATGAACGACGTGTCCGGGTGGCTCGGGGCATTCTTGAACAGTAATCCCAGACCCGATGGCATCGTGAACGGTTTGCTTGGACCGTGGGTGGGAGCCTATTCAGATGGTCCCGGTTCGGGTTTCTTCTGGATTAACGGATCCCCCATCACGGACAAGACAAACGGATTCAATTGGACTCCTGGTCAACCGGACTTTCGCACGCAAGATGCGCAGGGTGTGACCTACGGGCACGGCAGCGCTCCGATATTCTCTTCGTTTGGCGACTACGGACAGCAGTGTGGCACGACTCCGCCGCCGGGAAATTTTACGCCGCCGGCGAGTTGCATAGCCGGGCCCGTCACCGCCTTCGTATGGGAATCATCCGTCGTGGTCCCGGAGCCCTCGACGTACGCCCTCCTGGCGCCCGGCTTGTTCGCGCTTGGCGTGGCCGCGCGGCGTCGCCGGAACGCCTGA
- the uvrA gene encoding excinuclease ABC subunit UvrA yields MKDKIRIRGARQHNLKGFDLELPRRAITVITGVSGSGKSSLAFDTLYAEGQRRYVESLSAYARQFLERMEKPAVDGVDGMSPAVAIEQKNPTRTSRSTVGTATEIYDYLRLLWARVGRTYCRICDRELRPDTVQSVTDLVLALPAGTRFMVACPLVRSSQVTHAVIAENLRARGFVRVAVGEVVHHLDDVTADTLDLSATPDVHVVIDRLRIEAAAAGRIAEAVQTAFLEGDGDAVLLFPEPVLPPPVLQAAPAGHPVTRMAFTERFECANDGTRAPAPTPQLFSFNNPRGACATCNGFGATLDYDEKLIVPNPDRSVRDGAIDPWTAPRYEKQRRLVVDQVRALGASPDAPWKSLPAKVRRDLLHGATRQYTGIYPFLKALEDKRYKQYIRIFLRKYQSAQDCATCGGTKLQADALQVRIGGRTIADVTRLPVRDLRRWLDELTLTGSAAHIAETVLREARARVRFLADVGLTYLTLDRATRTLSGGEAQRITLSNALGAALVDTTYVLDEPSIGLHPRDLDRLLSLLVRLRDLGNTVVMVEHDLEAMRIADFMVEMGPAAGEQGGQVVFAGPMADVASSPLTGQYLTGARRIDVPAARRTLGPRWLALRGARAHNVHGVDVRIPLGALTVVTGVSGSGKSTLVHDVLFHAIESRLHGEHSAKEHLGETVGDFVSLSGDEHLDDVVLVDQSPIGKSPRSNPVTYVKAYDEIRRLFSETPLARTRGYGAGHFSFNVAGGRCEHCEGAGAIEVEMVFMADVFVPCDACGGKRFKPEVLEVRLRGRSIADVLELTVDEAIRFFPREDKLAQALWHVQQVGLGYLRLGQPATTLSGGEAQRLKIARELALTAKGSARKLYVLDEPTTGLHLEDIRKLAQVFERLLDQGHTLLLIEHNLDVIKLADWIIDMGPDGGDGGGQVVAMGRPEAIAATESSHTGRWLQTVLPR; encoded by the coding sequence ATGAAGGACAAGATCCGCATCCGTGGCGCACGGCAGCACAACCTCAAGGGATTCGACCTCGAGTTGCCCCGACGCGCCATCACCGTCATCACCGGGGTCTCGGGGTCCGGGAAGTCGTCGCTGGCCTTCGACACGCTCTATGCCGAAGGACAACGCCGGTACGTGGAGTCACTCTCCGCCTATGCGCGCCAGTTCCTCGAGCGCATGGAGAAGCCGGCGGTGGACGGGGTGGACGGCATGTCGCCGGCGGTGGCGATCGAGCAGAAGAACCCCACCCGCACGTCCCGTTCGACGGTGGGCACCGCCACAGAGATCTACGATTATCTGCGCCTGCTCTGGGCACGCGTTGGCCGTACGTATTGCCGCATCTGCGACCGTGAGCTGCGCCCCGACACGGTGCAATCCGTTACCGACCTGGTGCTGGCCCTGCCCGCCGGCACGCGCTTCATGGTGGCCTGCCCGCTCGTGCGCTCCTCGCAGGTCACGCACGCCGTCATCGCCGAAAATCTGCGGGCCCGCGGGTTCGTGCGGGTTGCCGTGGGCGAGGTGGTGCACCACCTCGACGACGTGACAGCGGACACGCTCGACCTGTCCGCCACCCCCGACGTCCATGTCGTGATCGACCGGCTGCGCATCGAGGCGGCGGCGGCCGGCCGCATTGCCGAAGCCGTCCAGACGGCGTTTCTCGAGGGCGACGGCGACGCGGTCCTGCTGTTCCCGGAACCGGTGCTGCCACCACCAGTGCTGCAGGCGGCCCCCGCCGGGCACCCGGTAACCCGGATGGCCTTCACCGAACGCTTCGAGTGCGCGAACGACGGCACCCGCGCCCCGGCCCCCACGCCGCAGCTCTTTTCCTTCAACAACCCGCGCGGGGCCTGCGCCACGTGCAACGGCTTTGGCGCCACGCTCGACTACGACGAGAAACTCATCGTTCCCAATCCGGATCGCTCCGTTCGCGACGGGGCGATCGATCCCTGGACGGCGCCGCGCTACGAGAAGCAGCGCCGGCTGGTCGTCGATCAGGTTCGCGCGCTTGGCGCTTCGCCCGATGCTCCGTGGAAATCGCTCCCCGCCAAGGTGCGGCGCGACCTGCTCCACGGCGCCACGCGGCAGTACACCGGGATCTATCCGTTCCTCAAGGCGCTCGAGGACAAGCGCTACAAGCAGTACATCCGCATCTTCCTGCGCAAATACCAGAGCGCGCAGGACTGCGCCACCTGCGGCGGCACCAAGCTGCAGGCCGACGCCCTGCAGGTGCGCATCGGGGGGCGCACCATTGCCGACGTGACGCGCCTGCCGGTGCGCGATCTCCGGCGGTGGCTCGATGAGCTGACGCTCACCGGCAGCGCTGCGCACATCGCGGAGACCGTGCTGCGCGAGGCGCGCGCGCGTGTGCGCTTCCTGGCCGACGTGGGGCTCACCTATCTCACGCTCGATCGCGCGACGCGCACCCTCAGCGGCGGCGAGGCCCAGCGCATTACGCTCTCGAACGCGTTGGGGGCCGCCCTGGTCGACACCACCTACGTGCTGGACGAACCCAGCATCGGGCTGCACCCGCGCGATCTCGACCGGCTGCTCTCGCTGCTCGTGCGGCTCCGTGACCTCGGCAATACCGTGGTGATGGTGGAGCATGACCTCGAAGCCATGCGCATTGCCGATTTCATGGTGGAAATGGGGCCCGCAGCCGGTGAACAGGGCGGCCAGGTGGTGTTTGCCGGCCCCATGGCCGACGTCGCCAGCAGCCCACTCACCGGGCAGTACCTCACGGGCGCGCGACGCATTGACGTCCCCGCGGCGCGACGCACGCTCGGCCCGCGCTGGCTCGCGCTGCGCGGTGCGCGCGCGCACAATGTGCACGGCGTGGACGTGCGCATCCCGCTGGGCGCCCTGACGGTGGTGACCGGTGTGTCGGGGTCGGGGAAGAGTACGCTCGTGCACGATGTGCTCTTTCACGCCATCGAATCGCGGCTGCATGGTGAGCACTCCGCGAAGGAGCATCTCGGCGAGACCGTTGGCGACTTCGTCTCACTCTCGGGCGACGAGCACCTCGACGATGTGGTGCTGGTGGATCAGAGCCCCATTGGCAAATCGCCGCGCTCCAACCCGGTTACCTACGTGAAGGCGTACGACGAGATCCGGCGACTGTTCAGCGAGACCCCGCTGGCGCGCACCCGCGGCTACGGCGCGGGGCACTTTTCGTTCAACGTGGCCGGTGGCCGCTGCGAGCATTGCGAGGGCGCCGGCGCGATCGAGGTGGAGATGGTGTTCATGGCCGACGTGTTCGTGCCGTGCGATGCGTGCGGGGGCAAGCGGTTCAAGCCCGAGGTTCTCGAGGTCCGGCTGCGCGGCCGCAGTATCGCCGACGTGCTCGAGCTCACCGTCGACGAAGCGATCCGCTTTTTCCCGCGCGAGGATAAGCTGGCGCAGGCGCTGTGGCACGTGCAGCAGGTTGGGCTGGGGTATCTACGGCTGGGCCAGCCGGCCACCACCCTGTCCGGCGGCGAGGCGCAACGGCTCAAAATTGCGCGCGAACTGGCGCTCACCGCGAAGGGCTCGGCCCGCAAGCTCTACGTCCTCGATGAGCCCACCACCGGGTTGCATCTGGAGGATATCCGGAAGCTGGCGCAGGTGTTCGAGCGGCTGCTCGACCAGGGGCACACGCTCCTGCTCATCGAGCACAATCTCGACGTGATCAAGCTGGCCGACTGGATCATCGACATGGGCCCCGACGGCGGGGATGGCGGCGGTCAGGTGGTGGCCATGGGACGGCCGGAAGCGATCGCCGCGACGGAGTCCTCGCACACGGGGCGGTGGCTGCAGACCGTGCTTCCCCGGTAG
- a CDS encoding pitrilysin family protein, whose translation MPLASALLLALPGLGAGAQKAPAIPHEKFTLPNGLEVILHVDRSVPIVTVENFYKVGSGDEKPGRTGFAHLFEHVMFMGSQNVPVGKFDEWLEAAGASNNGSTNFDRTNYYETGPSNALPLMLWLDADRMGWLLPTMDQAKLDLQRDVVKNERRQGVDNAPYGKADETILPVLFPTGHPYSWDVIGSMDDLSAAALDDVKDFFRRYYAPDNATITIAGDFDPDSAKVWVRKYFGQIPRSTSPITRPTAPAITRTRDTVLVLEDRVQLPRLYYTWHGVKAFSTDDAALDAVADVIAGGKSSRLYRTLVYEKQLAQDVRMSNQSQKLDGMIQLVVTARPDVTPQEIDAEITRSLNALIADGPSERELTRVKNGMRASMLDGLSNVASKAFRLSYYNYLTGQPDYLAQDLARYDALTPAMVQRAARTYLAGTPRVVLTIVPEGKRSVALTAATLGGIK comes from the coding sequence GTGCCGCTCGCGTCCGCCCTGCTGCTCGCATTGCCGGGACTGGGCGCTGGCGCCCAGAAGGCGCCCGCCATCCCGCACGAAAAGTTCACCCTGCCCAACGGCCTCGAAGTCATTCTGCACGTGGACCGATCGGTGCCGATCGTCACCGTGGAGAACTTCTACAAGGTCGGCTCGGGCGACGAGAAGCCGGGGCGCACCGGCTTCGCGCACCTGTTCGAGCACGTGATGTTCATGGGCTCGCAGAACGTCCCTGTGGGCAAGTTCGACGAGTGGCTCGAGGCCGCGGGGGCGAGCAACAACGGCTCCACCAACTTCGACCGCACGAACTACTACGAAACCGGTCCGTCGAACGCGCTGCCACTCATGCTCTGGCTCGACGCCGACCGCATGGGATGGCTGCTCCCCACCATGGACCAGGCCAAGCTGGACCTGCAGCGCGATGTGGTGAAGAATGAGCGGCGCCAGGGCGTGGACAACGCCCCCTACGGCAAGGCCGATGAAACGATCCTGCCCGTGCTCTTTCCCACGGGGCATCCGTACTCGTGGGACGTGATCGGTTCCATGGACGACCTCAGCGCCGCCGCGCTCGACGACGTGAAGGACTTCTTCCGCCGATACTACGCGCCGGACAATGCCACCATCACCATCGCCGGGGACTTCGACCCCGACTCGGCGAAGGTGTGGGTCCGGAAGTACTTCGGCCAGATTCCCCGCAGTACCTCGCCCATCACCCGGCCCACGGCCCCGGCAATCACACGCACGCGCGACACGGTGCTGGTACTCGAGGACCGCGTACAGCTGCCCCGGCTCTACTACACGTGGCACGGTGTGAAGGCGTTCAGCACGGATGACGCTGCGCTCGATGCCGTGGCCGACGTGATCGCGGGTGGCAAGAGTTCGCGGCTGTACCGCACGCTGGTGTACGAGAAGCAGCTGGCACAGGACGTCCGCATGAGCAACCAGTCGCAGAAGCTCGATGGCATGATCCAGCTGGTGGTCACGGCGCGTCCGGACGTCACGCCACAGGAGATCGACGCCGAGATCACGCGGTCCCTCAACGCCCTGATCGCCGACGGTCCCAGCGAGCGGGAACTCACCCGCGTCAAGAACGGCATGCGCGCCAGCATGCTCGATGGCCTCTCGAACGTGGCCAGCAAGGCGTTCCGCCTGAGCTACTACAACTATCTCACCGGGCAGCCGGACTATCTCGCGCAGGACCTCGCGCGCTACGATGCGCTGACGCCGGCCATGGTGCAGCGCGCAGCCCGGACCTACCTGGCCGGCACCCCGCGTGTGGTGCTTACCATCGTGCCGGAGGGGAAGCGCTCGGTCGCCCTGACGGCCGCCACGCTCGGAGGAATCAAGTGA
- a CDS encoding pitrilysin family protein: MRRLIITTMATAVAVGVRPAFAGAQQAASSTPPTLAAPTPLRLPAMIERTLPNGLRLVIVEHRELPVVDAQLVIRTGSEADPAGKAGLATLTANLLDEGAGARDALALADEIGFLAIRVGTFAGLEQSTVSLHTTRATLDSAMAVMADVVRRPTFPEKEFTRLRSERQTALLQEQDRGPAMADRAYASLVFGEQHPYGRSPNGVQETVEAITLDDAKQFWARWYRPNNATLVLVGDLTVAEAEALALRAFGNWERATLPPAPVYAANRTAPRPTTVYVVDKPKAAQSSFRIGGIGVARRTPDYYPLQVMNTALGGSFTSRLNNNLREVKGYTYGAGSSFAMRRERGPFTARAEVVSAKTDSALIEFMKELGSIRKPMPAAELEKVKRYLRLGYADGFESTGDIAAQVANLVPYGLPLSTLGAFDAGIAKVTTADVQRVAAQYLDPSKLTIVITGDRATIEPALKATKIAPVEVRDARGRPVIVP, encoded by the coding sequence ATGCGCCGACTCATCATCACCACCATGGCCACGGCGGTCGCGGTCGGCGTACGGCCCGCGTTTGCCGGTGCGCAGCAGGCGGCCAGCAGCACGCCCCCCACGCTCGCCGCGCCCACGCCGCTCAGGCTCCCCGCCATGATCGAGCGCACGCTACCCAACGGTCTGCGGCTCGTGATCGTGGAGCACCGCGAGCTGCCGGTGGTCGATGCACAGCTCGTGATCCGCACCGGCAGCGAGGCCGATCCCGCCGGCAAGGCGGGGCTGGCGACGCTCACGGCGAACCTGCTCGACGAGGGGGCCGGCGCGCGCGACGCCCTGGCTCTGGCCGACGAGATCGGCTTTCTGGCCATCCGCGTGGGCACGTTCGCCGGATTGGAGCAAAGCACCGTCTCGCTGCATACCACGCGCGCCACCCTCGACAGCGCGATGGCCGTGATGGCCGACGTGGTGCGGCGCCCAACCTTCCCCGAGAAGGAGTTCACGCGCCTGCGCAGTGAGCGCCAAACCGCGCTGCTGCAGGAACAGGATCGCGGTCCTGCCATGGCCGATCGGGCCTACGCGTCGCTGGTGTTCGGTGAGCAGCACCCGTACGGACGAAGCCCGAACGGTGTGCAGGAAACGGTGGAGGCCATCACGCTCGACGACGCGAAACAGTTCTGGGCGCGGTGGTATCGGCCAAACAACGCCACGCTCGTGCTCGTTGGCGACCTTACCGTTGCCGAGGCCGAGGCGCTGGCGCTTCGTGCGTTCGGCAACTGGGAGCGCGCCACGCTCCCACCCGCCCCGGTGTACGCCGCCAACCGCACGGCGCCCCGCCCCACCACCGTCTACGTGGTGGACAAGCCCAAGGCGGCCCAGTCGAGCTTCCGCATCGGCGGCATCGGCGTCGCGCGCCGCACGCCCGACTACTACCCGTTGCAGGTGATGAACACCGCCCTCGGCGGTTCGTTCACCTCGCGGCTCAACAACAATCTTCGGGAGGTGAAGGGATACACCTACGGCGCCGGGTCGTCGTTCGCGATGCGGCGGGAACGCGGCCCCTTCACGGCGCGCGCCGAGGTGGTCTCGGCCAAGACCGACTCGGCGCTGATTGAGTTCATGAAGGAGCTGGGCAGCATCCGGAAGCCGATGCCGGCAGCCGAACTGGAGAAGGTGAAGCGCTATCTCCGCCTCGGGTACGCCGACGGGTTCGAGAGCACCGGCGACATCGCCGCCCAGGTGGCGAACCTCGTGCCGTACGGCCTTCCGCTGTCCACCCTCGGCGCGTTCGACGCGGGGATCGCGAAGGTCACGACGGCCGACGTGCAGCGGGTGGCCGCGCAGTACCTCGATCCGTCCAAGCTCACCATCGTGATCACCGGCGACCGCGCGACGATCGAGCCCGCCCTCAAGGCCACGAAGATCGCGCCGGTCGAGGTGCGTGACGCCCGCGGCCGCCCGGTTATCGTGCCGTGA
- a CDS encoding MOSC N-terminal beta barrel domain-containing protein encodes MTMSTPRVAGLTVYPLKSAAGIAVEQMPLDDRGAVGDRRWLLVDGGGQAITARECHALLHITPRFATADRDGALLLDAPRHTTLTAPVPGADAMARPVFVWEDATLALDAGDDAADWCSDVIGRACRLVHLDDDASRPLKRKYAGPLPHEARRVAFTDGAPLLVLGLPSVDALNLRLLEAGASEPLDRRRFRANVWLSHLEPHEEDRWSRVTVGEVTLGVGSLCTRCVLTTVHPDSLAQGVEPLRSFADYRRTSEGVVFGVNATHAGPGTLAVGDAVTVLEPR; translated from the coding sequence ATGACGATGTCCACGCCCCGTGTTGCCGGACTCACCGTGTACCCGCTCAAGTCGGCCGCCGGGATCGCGGTGGAGCAGATGCCGCTCGACGACCGCGGCGCCGTGGGAGATCGGCGGTGGCTGCTCGTGGATGGGGGAGGGCAGGCCATTACGGCGCGCGAGTGCCATGCGCTGCTGCACATCACGCCGCGTTTTGCCACCGCCGATCGTGATGGTGCCCTGCTGCTGGACGCCCCGCGACACACGACCCTCACGGCGCCGGTGCCCGGGGCCGACGCCATGGCGCGGCCGGTGTTCGTGTGGGAGGATGCCACCCTGGCGCTCGACGCCGGCGATGACGCCGCCGACTGGTGCAGCGACGTGATCGGGCGAGCCTGTCGTCTGGTGCATCTTGACGATGACGCGTCACGACCACTCAAGCGCAAGTACGCCGGCCCGCTGCCGCACGAGGCCCGGCGCGTGGCCTTCACCGATGGGGCACCCCTGCTCGTGCTGGGGCTGCCGAGCGTTGATGCGCTCAATCTGCGGCTCCTCGAGGCGGGGGCGTCGGAGCCCCTCGATCGGCGACGCTTTCGCGCCAACGTGTGGCTGAGTCACCTCGAGCCGCACGAGGAAGACCGCTGGAGCCGCGTAACCGTGGGTGAGGTGACGCTCGGCGTGGGATCGCTCTGTACCCGCTGCGTCCTCACCACGGTGCACCCCGACTCCCTTGCGCAGGGCGTGGAGCCGCTGCGCAGCTTCGCCGACTATCGGCGCACCAGCGAGGGCGTGGTGTTCGGCGTGAACGCCACGCACGCCGGTCCGGGGACGCTCGCGGTGGGCGACGCCGTAACCGTGCTCGAGCCCCGGTGA